DNA sequence from the Sulfurimonas sp. HSL3-1 genome:
GAACTTCTGCGCAGCGCTGACCACGGTTTTCACCCGGGCATCCGTATCCGTCGGTGCGACGAAGGCGATGTTGCTGATACGGTGCTGGGCGAAAGCATCGGCGTAGAGAACCGCCTCTTCATGCGGCAGGTCCGGGACGATCAAACCGCTGACACCGAGATCGTTCGCCTCGCGAAGGACCTTCTCCATCCCGAACTGGTAGAAAGGGTTGAAGTAGCCCATCCAGAGGGTATCGACGCGGGGCGCCACGGCGCGGGAGACGTCCATGACGTCTTTGAAGCGGAACCCGTTCTCCAGGGCGACGTAGTTAGCCGCCTCGATCACCGGTCCGTCGGCGACGGGATCGGAGAAGGGGATACCCAGCTCCAGCGAATCGACACCGCTCTCTCCCATCGAGAGCGCGAGGTCGATCGTAAAATCTTTGTCGGGATAGCCCGTCGTAATGTAGCCCACCAGTT
Encoded proteins:
- the trpA gene encoding tryptophan synthase subunit alpha, whose amino-acid sequence is MEKQLVGYITTGYPDKDFTIDLALSMGESGVDSLELGIPFSDPVADGPVIEAANYVALENGFRFKDVMDVSRAVAPRVDTLWMGYFNPFYQFGMEKVLREANDLGVSGLIVPDLPHEEAVLYADAFAQHRISNIAFVAPTDTDARVKTVVSAAQKFIYLVAYAGITGAGKSEDLGEVVASIRRHTQTPVYVGFGVNEETAKAKAEGVDGVIVGSAFINVLLREDLSLSEKINHCSRIAKTIKERINE